From the genome of Megachile rotundata isolate GNS110a chromosome 3, iyMegRotu1, whole genome shotgun sequence:
ATATCATATCGTTGATTGTATCTACGCATTTATTTACATGTTGACCACCTACGCTGTTAGCAAACTCAAACACAAGATAATCACAGAACTTTCGAAGATGGGCTGACAGAGCTCGAGCTCCTATTCTCtctaaaattttgtatgcaatTGGACTAATACGATCAGTCTCGAAAATCATCTTCCACAAAAGACACAAAAACAGAGGCGGTGTGCCAGGTACAGAAAAGTGCGCTATTATGTCATTTTCATTGCTCATTGAAGCCCAGTTCCGATACTCTTCTTCTACAGCTTTCTTAATCTGCTGTTTGTTCTCCTTTGGTACACTATTTTGTTGGAAGAATTCACTCAGAACTGGAGGGAAACACTGGAGAGTATGATTAGCCCACGAATGTGGTGTgttctgcatgattgtgtttaacAGTTCCTTGCACCATGTACCACTGTGACTATCTGATCCTGTTCCTGTCACGTGCATAGACCGTGCCAATGTTAATACTAAAGCTCTGTTTAACTCCTCAGACTCTGCCGATACGAGAGTCTTCGGTTCCGATAAAAATCTTGACAGTTGCGGCTGCACTTCGGCAGACCCCAAACCAGTAATTAAACGAAGAGCAGTGCTTTCTACGCACAGATGCAGTTGAGTTTGATTAGTTTGAGGCACAGCTGCGAGACTATGTAAATGGGACAGAAGTTGAACTCTGTAATGCGGTTGTATATGATGCATCCTATAACTGAACATTTCCAGGAGGGTATACAATGTTCCCCATGCGTGAGATTTAAAAACTGTAGGAAGTAACTGGCTGATGAAGCCTTTTATACCAAGACTTTCAATCTCGGTATATACAAGTAGTCTACTGTAAGTTTCCACTAATGCAGGAGCTAATGCCATGTTACTCTTAGACTGCGCTAGTTTGATAACATGAGTAACAATGCTGTGTATCAAACTCATTTTTGAATGCACAGTTAACGAATCTAAGATGGACATTGATAGCGGAGTAGTTGGCCCACTTGCGAGAGCTGCATTGTTTTGCAATGTTTGCATCGGTTGTTGTTGCTGACCTTTTTGAGTACCAAGTATGGTATCGACTAGAGCTGCCATAGGTCTACCAAAATATTCTTGGTTTGTTGAATATGCATTACAGAGTAAAGCAATGCGATAATCTGAACCCATACAAAGAGAAGTATTTGGCATAACTAGGTGTTGTAAAAATTCGTGATGAAGTTTCAAAGTATGTGGTATTGGTCTATGAATATTTGAATGTTCAGACTGAGCCTTTTTCAATAAATGTATCCATATACATGTAATGGCCATTTGATGAGTACATAATGCTTGAGTATAATCTGGAACAGGTAATGGTTCCTTTTCCGGATAAAGGAGATCATATAACTTTAATACTGgcaaaaagtttgataacgggTTTCTTTGGATGCTTCCAGATATGAACTGTAACAAGACCCACATTAAGTGGTCTCTTCCCTTTCTTAAGTCTCTGCCTGCTAATTTATCGTGTATTGCCATTACGATACTGGGGAAACAAGCGTACGAAAAAAGTACGAAATATATGAGTTGCGACGAGAGATGTAACCACACATAGTGATTTGCAACAGTTCCATCTGTCCCCTCTGCTGGTAGAGATTCATTTTCTGCGCGTTCCATAGCTAGAATTACCAGTTCCACTAACTGTTCTTCCAAAGCTACACATCGCTGTTTTTGCTACAATGTaaggaaaatatttcatttaaatgcTAGTCTCtaaaaactataatttttttgtgTGTTCGTACCTGTTTCTGTAAACCAAGCATTGAACACACCATATCTCTACTGTATGGTTGTTCTAATACGTATCTAAGTAATCCAGTCTGCGGTTTAAGCAAATCTTCATCATAAGGTAGATTTCCtttcaatgaaaattttaatgtagTTGTATCGAGCACCCATGGGTTAATCAAATCTGCATAGCCGGTATGTTCCACTACCGGCAACATTTTTGAGTGTCCTACTATGGACACCATTTGTGCCGTGTTGCGAAAGCTCtcaacaaaatttgaaagtagcTTTGCTagtttctataaaaaatattgattatatgattttatcaACATAATGTAATAAGCTTTACCATCAGAGTAACATACCCAATGTGGCCAATTTTTTCCATCCGGATAAGCTTTCTGAATTTCATTCACTATAAAATATCCAGGTAAAAGGCAAGCACTTCTATCAAAAATGTATTCAATTACATTCTCTAGTGCCTTTAATTGTGGTTGAATAGATGTATTCAATCTTGCTGGGATTGTTTGAGCTTTTTCTTTGCATCCCtgaaacattattattaatgttcgtaaatttatatttacgatGCTAATTTTGTTACTTTGATGATAATATCTAAAATACTTACTTTCATTATTTCTCTAACGCCCTTGTAATCAACTCCTCCAATTATATGTCTAATAAGGACGAAGCATTCTACCCAAAAATCTTCTAACTGATACTGTAGTTTGTCACAACTTAATATACACTCGCATACAAGTCTGGAATAACATTATTACTTGAATGCTCTGCAAGTTTAACTAGCCTTCAATGTATATTATATCTATAACTTTATACCTTGCCGGCAACACATTAGAGGTAACTAAATTTTCTAGCAGCGACAATAATAATTGTAGCCTTCTATGATTAGTCATAGCTGCTGCCATAGATAAAAATTGCCTTACAGCACCTTCTTGCTGTTCTTTGGGTAAGTTGGACATAGCAGAAGTCAATTCTGTTTGCCATGTTGCTAGTTTTTCGTTTTCACTATTTGGATGATGTACAAGAACACAACTAAAAGCTTCTTCGATAGCTTCCACTTtctgcaataaataaattagtacaatTATAAGTATACATTTATgttattaaacaattataatatatgtttcATACATCAATGGAACaagtactaaaatttttaatacttagaAAAAAAAGATTTCTCTTCAATTTGGTGAAACATGTATAaagtaaacatttaaaaatcaaattttaattctaatataaaatcgaaATAATATATACTTACTAAAATGTCATTTACAATATTAGTGATTTGCGTTTCACTagtcatttttttaattcaatacttTAGTGCTTTACTAAAACAAAAATCAATGATTAAAATGTCAAAGTAGGAACTACTTGCACGTGATTCATAGTTTATCTCTAAAATTTGCATTTGATGGATAATGAAAGAACTTTGTAAACATATTTTAGAATCTGTTTACGTTTGTATAACCTGTTCATACATTGAATGGAAAAAATGTGATGAGGAAGATGCACCTAAACTCAGTTAGATGTCACTACTATATATATTGCATGAAATGTGCGTTCAAAGATGGCACTGTAAGTAATTTGTATGGAGCGAACTATTAGGCAAACTAAAAGAACAACATAGACTTGGAATAAAACACAATATATTTCTTTGAATTTCTTATAACAACTTGCAGGATCGTCATACGAACAGCGTCTACTTTTCTAATTCAAATCGTGATTGTCCGTTACCTACTATAAGTACCAACATATAGAAAACTAACAAATCGCAGGAGTGCCACTACATGcagtataaaacattttatcgTCTATATAAACGTTGAATATACAGAAAGAAAGTAATGTTGCTATTatctatatttgtaataaatagttaagacaaaaatgaattaattgtATAAGCAAATTGATTCATAGATGTGAACAACTGATCTCTGATTGCTTTCgacaattaaaaatcaaataatcGCGCCAAATTGACTAGCGTGACACATCCTGCTGGTTTGCGATTACGTCACATCCTATTGACTGACGATGATGCCACAGCAGCAAgtattttgttcaaatttttgctGTTAGCTAGTGTTTATTAAACTACTACgcaaaaacaaaataaacagTAATAAAAAACTACTTTCAATCTTCCAATGTACATGTATCATTTTACaaagatttattttataaattacagaaaatatcATTGAAGACAAGAAAGAAATTGTATCATTTatctcaattattatataacctatattcaatttaaaaaattggagtaCGATGTTCTCAACGAAACATCTCGTGAAATCAACCTTACTTTATGGACCGGCAGAATTAAGCAAATCTTTTATGTTTGaggtaaatttattaaaaaatagaaatatttatgatctacataattttaatacgttacattataaaataaaataaatctataaatgcATACATTCCAACTATTGAAATAGAtagtacgaaattaaaaataaaacttcttaaattctttttttaataattatttatttaaactagaATTTACATTCATGAATTAATATcgaataataaattatgaagtaATATTCATATTCGAATATCAGTTGTAATAAAAAGACGATCGTTTGAAAATTCGTGCgtaaaaaaagtataaaagaaCGTAACTTTTATATCGATATATAAATTGCTGTATCTAAACTTCAAAATCGAAACATGTGCGCACTATATCGATACgaatattcctatatccccagatccctagatttctaaatcgcTATATCCTTAGCATACTGAATTCAAAAAACGCGGGAAAATAGACGTAGTGCGTTTTTGGTTAATTTTCGTTACGCGCGTTATTATTGTGTGGGTAGGGTTCGTTATGAAGTTGCTTTGACAGAACTGATCTCGACATTTCCGGAATTGGATTTTCATTCGTAGGCAGCAATTTACTGGGCCGAAGAAGGACGCCGCGTCGTTTACATTACACCAGCTCCGTTGGAAAGCCTGCCGGCAGCCTGTCACGACAGAAGTAATCCAGCACCCGCGGCTTTCAAGCTGATGAGATTTATGTAAGCGGAACACTTTTCTTGTGGCGCTTCTGCACGTGCATCGGCCTTCAAGATTCGTTTCTAAAAAGAGCGTTAGATTTATATCCATTCGTCCGAACTAAATCGCTTATTTTGAAATCGTTCGTTTCGAGCGAAATTCGAGTCTTGAAGGTCAATAAATGTTTTACGTACTTCGTAATATACGAGACGCGAATAATTCACTTTATTTTCGAAGAGAGATTAAGATCGTTTACAAAAAGTATCGTTCTAAACGATATTTTTCTTTCGGTTAAAGATCACGTATTAAATCATAATTAGATTGTATCTACGAATTAATCAGGCGGTTACGAAACGGCGCCATAATATTGCGCCATAGAATAATATTAGATAGAACGGTTTTCAATCGATGAACATTGTTTAACGTGCCGGAAGCGATCCATCAAGGAACATTAGTTACTTTACACGTCACACGCGACAGATATTGACATTCAACGTGCATAAACATACACATTGTTTACAAGCGATCGTATTTTCAGAGGAGGCTACGTTAAACGCACATAGATCACGTCAAGGAACGTTATTCATCCGGAATCGTAGCGGATTACAGTGAAGTACGCAGTACATTACAGCACAAAGAACTTTGATTCATCGTTGAGTAGTCTTGAATAAATTTGCACAGGACTATCGTTACAAATCTTAAGTACAGGATGATTCAAAGATGGACATGGTCCTGTATATAGAATAACTACATAAAAGGGTCCCCATCACATAACATTTCATTATCAAGCTCTGTCGTCAGCAGATTGgtgcaaataattaaaaaattttaaattttcacatttgaaaGCTGGATTCTCTAGCAAAAGAATTATTGCTATTTGAATAAATCATTCTATGGAATGATATAGTAtgaagatttatttaaaaaagcacGCTGTTAGAAGCTATTCTTTATCCTGCTGTTTTCTTAATTAATTGTACTCACTAAAGATAGTGCTTTATGAATAAAACGAATCAGTTTCGGACGGTTTATTCTTCTGGTTGAAGCATAGGATAAACAACGAAATTCGCAATTTTTATGCGCGATTCATCGTGCCAGCAGAAGCTGGAGTAAAATAAACGATCGAACGAGGATCGTAGCAAATCAGTTGCCTCCATCGTCTACAGTTTATTTTTCAACCAAGAATTCTGTGTCCGCGCGGAGGAATCATTCGAGTGGCTTCAGGCTTctggttaaaaagaaaaatttacataattaattacgatttggaaatttaaatataatttcagaaattaaatttataatatttaatatacactttactgttaaaattttatgtaaagaaaaaatatgCAATTGTTGGGTAAAAGTATTTGCGTCTATTCtttcgttttaataaaattacatatttttgttatgaTATCGTAAATATATCAGAAAATATTCTCATGTAATTAATAGATTATTGAACTAATGTTTCCATTGTCGTAACAAAATATTTGCGcaaaaataacaattataaaattatttcatgtcCATTATCGTATGAATCGTTTACATCTATTATGTATTTATGGCattttaatattgtttgtttgCTCTAAACTACTATTATTTTCCGATACTAAACGCTTTTTTTCCATAAATTCCGAAGAGGTTTTCTGATGCTTACACTTCGTGTGCGTGGTATTTCAGTGAAATACTTCAAATTCTTTCCCTGATAGTCACGATTTCCATGACAAAAGAAAGATGCGATAgaaaacatttttatgttaaaataaacattgaaaACATTTTATTCATAGATGCTTCGTTTAATAAGTCATGTAGGTTACTTTGTAGGTCTTTTCATAGGAATTTATCATAGTATTATTGTCGTATTGTATGTTcactgaattttttttttaagtttatctCTATTGTTTACTTTACTATATAATTGCTATTTTTTATGTGTCAGGTACTTGGAGAATTACGAGGCCCTTATCGATCGACTTGTCGAATTGCACACGTTCACCACCTTGCCTTCTGTCCTCCTGATCGATGACTTCGACACCTATGCGAACGACTACAAAGAGACCGATGCGCCTCAAGCCACACATATCGCCAAATTATGTTCGATAATCCTCGACGCGATGAATTCCTGTTCACgaatattaaaaaacagtgtaaGTATAAAACGTATTTAAGTTAGATAAAATCTAACTTTcaagttagaacaaaaattTCATGCGAAACATTTACAGGTGTACGTGT
Proteins encoded in this window:
- the MED23 gene encoding mediator complex subunit 23 — encoded protein: MTSETQITNIVNDILKVEAIEEAFSCVLVHHPNSENEKLATWQTELTSAMSNLPKEQQEGAVRQFLSMAAAMTNHRRLQLLLSLLENLVTSNVLPARLVCECILSCDKLQYQLEDFWVECFVLIRHIIGGVDYKGVREIMKGCKEKAQTIPARLNTSIQPQLKALENVIEYIFDRSACLLPGYFIVNEIQKAYPDGKNWPHWKLAKLLSNFVESFRNTAQMVSIVGHSKMLPVVEHTGYADLINPWVLDTTTLKFSLKGNLPYDEDLLKPQTGLLRYVLEQPYSRDMVCSMLGLQKQQKQRCVALEEQLVELVILAMERAENESLPAEGTDGTVANHYVWLHLSSQLIYFVLFSYACFPSIVMAIHDKLAGRDLRKGRDHLMWVLLQFISGSIQRNPLSNFLPVLKLYDLLYPEKEPLPVPDYTQALCTHQMAITCIWIHLLKKAQSEHSNIHRPIPHTLKLHHEFLQHLVMPNTSLCMGSDYRIALLCNAYSTNQEYFGRPMAALVDTILGTQKGQQQQPMQTLQNNAALASGPTTPLSMSILDSLTVHSKMSLIHSIVTHVIKLAQSKSNMALAPALVETYSRLLVYTEIESLGIKGFISQLLPTVFKSHAWGTLYTLLEMFSYRMHHIQPHYRVQLLSHLHSLAAVPQTNQTQLHLCVESTALRLITGLGSAEVQPQLSRFLSEPKTLVSAESEELNRALVLTLARSMHVTGTGSDSHSGTWCKELLNTIMQNTPHSWANHTLQCFPPVLSEFFQQNSVPKENKQQIKKAVEEEYRNWASMSNENDIIAHFSVPGTPPLFLCLLWKMIFETDRISPIAYKILERIGARALSAHLRKFCDYLVFEFANSVGGQHVNKCVDTINDMIWKYNIVTIDRLILCLVLRTHEGSEAQVCFFIIQLLLLKAIEFRNRVQEFVKENSPEHWKQSNWHEKHLAFHRKFPEKFAPEGIMEQASGGPSQYQSLPVYFGNVCLRFLPVFDIVVHRYLEIPAVSKSLETLLEHLGCLYKFHDRPVTYLYNTLHYYERKLRDNPPLKRRLVLAVLGSLREIRASGWALSEAYQMYMTRSTDDVVTWLPELDYYIRLVQRIVETMSGTAHFPATDWRFNEFPNPAAHALYVTCVELMAVPVAPNLVANSLLDVVAKGYTVIPSDEIHLWINCVGLLLAALPECYWSALHDRLVETISSPGLATWQYNNLTPFQMFNFNNTHNSLLENKYSYMLALAHSVWHHAGVGQITSMPQFIKEKLQPVVNSEEQLIYACHLIGPTLARFNAERPHCVVELAVCLYEMLEQVDRLQSHLKYMDPVCDLLYHIKYMFVGDMMKNEVECIIRRLRPALQMRLRFIAHINIDEIQSS
- the LOC100883950 gene encoding uncharacterized protein LOC100883950, which encodes MFSTKHLVKSTLLYGPAELSKSFMFEAAIYWAEEGRRVVYITPAPLESLPAACHDRSNPAPAAFKLMRFMYLENYEALIDRLVELHTFTTLPSVLLIDDFDTYANDYKETDAPQATHIAKLCSIILDAMNSCSRILKNSVYVCAWSSTAMNDISTYMIYFQNIWNIKNEDDSKTILLQKYSNEASTEKCPSYRYSRLQDDTRVLKQVLYESSDN